Genomic DNA from Danio rerio strain Tuebingen ecotype United States chromosome 5, GRCz12tu, whole genome shotgun sequence:
TTCTGGAAGGCAGCAGGATTGGACTCtcattttatgaaaaataataaaataactgaaaattagTTATACAATACACAGAGAAGCCTTCATTTTCTAATAAATCAACAGTATTGAGTCAATTAATTAGCAGATTGTCACAAAGACAATCTTTAGAGAATTTCTTTTTTAGCTGTTTTGAACTTCTCTCCAGTAGAGGCAACAGATGccattattttcttttaaaagaacCATATATTTTAGTTAGAGTAATCAACATGGTGTATTGTGCTATAAAACTCAAATCAatttcatcttaaaaaaaaaattaaatgatgacACCTTGTTCTCTACgatttactttaataataaaaatccagAGACAATGTAAAGTGGCCAAAGGACACATGCATGTACATCTAATATAAAACTGCTTTCTGTAATCTAATTTAAAATGTGGCataccataaaaaataaaaagaacatttatttaCACCATGTGGCTCTTGAATGATTGATTCTAATTGGCTGgtgatcatatttattttttgtacaatgTGGAGAGTCACTGGTTACAGgtattcagctttcttcaaaatatctttaacaGTATAAATAGTGACAAAGCTAAAATAATTAGGAGTTTAAAAAcgttttcatttttagatgaactattcctttaacattGTTTGTTTCATGTCAGGTTAGGTGaactcaatcattcatttattttccttcaacttagtccctttattcaccaggtgtcgccacagcagaatgaacccccaacttttatttatagtgcGTATGTTTGGACCagggggaaaaccagagcacttgaaggaaacccacacaaacacaagaagaacatgcaaacttcatacaaaaatgtcaactgacccagtcaggacttgaacaagggaccttcttgttgtgaagtGACAGGGTTAGATAAACTGTTGATGTCAAAACATTAATTTAGCTAGATAAAGTGGTAAAATAAGATTCACACAGTCTTCACTTAAAAGCTTTTATGTGTTTGGACGAACTTCATCATAGTTTTTAGGAACTTGAGAAAATCTAACCATTTTCATCTCTCGTGGTGTCCCTCTTTTATCATCCCAAGAATATTCGGGTGAAAGCAGTTTACTGGGTTTGTTATAAATGAAGTACTTGTTCAAATGGGACTCCTCCTGCCATGCTGCCTCAATGGATTTAGCTGCATCAATGTCCAGCTGCTCTCGACAGGTTTTAGCAAGCTGATATACTTGCTTCACTGAACCACCAAGCACAGCTCCACCATAATAATAATCACCCTCAGAATAAGGGACAAACGCTTGAGACTCAGGCCTTCTCTCATATGGGAATTGCTCACGAGGTGTATAATAAAACCATGCATGTATCACACCTATAAGATCACCCAAAGACTCTGCTCCCCAGCGGCCGTAGAACTTTGTATCCACATCAAGACTGAAAAGATAGTCAGCATCATTGACCAGTCCACTCTCAATCAGCATCTCCAGCCTTTTCATCCTGCCCAAACTCATCTCCTGCCATCTGCTTAAACTATTGACTGTCATCACCGTCAGTTCATGTTCTTCACCCAGTTTCACATCAGGAACCTGCTCTGGATGATCAGTGAAGACATAATAGTGCACACGAAATCCAACAAAAAAATGTTGCTCTGCAGACTCCAGGAAATCTTTTAGAAAAATGGTGTATCTGAAAAACAGAGAGGAagaattatataaatgtaaatacattggCAATTGGATAAAAAGAAATGGTTCAGCTCAAagtgaatattctgtcatcatttactcaccctccacttgttacaaacctttatgagtttcttttttttactgttgaacagTATAGAACCATTTAAGTTgtgaaaatagtgagtaaatgtttactTTTGGGTGACCTCTCTTTAAGGAGATACAATCATGGCCATAAAAAAAGGGACACAACTTTAGAGAtgataacatttttaatactattcataatatttttaaaaatatatattattttctaaataaatataaaaaccactgatttcatgccttcttcatctcagggagctttttcagtttattcctgACAACTTGCTTCtgtataatgttgttgttgttgttattattattattattattagtgttatttattatatgtttatttatttttgtttttactaaaaacaagcttagatttgcctacctgtcaggttttggaccatatggggcatatgTGTATTAGCATATAACTTTTTTGaccaaactttattattattgttcatttatttgtttgctgaattcagaactgaattcagaaatagttttgaaacaaatctttgttctAAACAAATGAAATTATTTCTATAGGCTAAtgcatgtctgtgcatacaaAAGGTTTCcttaaaaaagtgtttttctatccttaaaatagtaaaagttgaTTCAgatatgcccttaatgcttttccGCCCTGCGCTTttgactttgcgcctagatcgtgaAAATGAAGCCCTTTATTTTAATAgcccctattgcacattttgttgactaaaagttgcattgcaactacctgccaattacttctcatttgagcattagtaaactgtctgcttaaCATCTGCTGATACTGCACTTTCAACATTTATCTAaggaactttgcaagtacatgtcaacttacactaaccataacccaaccccagtctacttataatctattgagaattgcttggcatgtagatgcaatgtaacttaaatacaacaaaatgcattaaagggaccCTTAAAGTGATACCGCAACATGGAGCATGTACACAATGACATTAATCTTTAATAATGCTGTCGAAAGGGACAACATCCAAAGCATCTTTACAATGTtgtacaccacagccaatttagcttactcaattcaactgtaccgcatgtctttggattgtggaggaaacacagggagaacatacaaactccacacagaaatgccaactgacctacccattgcttaaaccagcaaccttcttgttgtgaggtgactgAGCTGCCCGCATGAGCCATCTTTCTGCCCAATATAAAAATTATAGTGCACTGTGTGGGCTTATTGAGAGCTGCCCATGCAGAACCAACAATTATGTAACAATTTTTGCCAATGAGCAAACTCTCAATGGTCCTATCCTGGCAGCCCACTGGGGGCACAAAGAGCCATTAAGGGCTAGCACAGGTTTGTTTGCAGGGATAAGTCTTCATGCTTTAGAAAATCTGTCTATGCCTGAGAATGTTGGGATTACCCTGAAATTTAGGCAAGTCCGTCTCTGGCAATGTGGGATCATGGACTTTGAGGTGTGGGAAGTGGGTGACCCAGCCCAACAGTTAGTTGTCTTGATGGTTTGCGCATGTTACAGGCAGTGAAGTGATGTTTAAGATCTAAGTTTTAAGGTAGCTGTGTAATGGCTGGTTCTTTGGTGAGCAATGAGTGCACAATTCAAAGACCCTCTTGTGCAAGATTTTGGGAACAAATGCTGTATTTCTGAGACAGTCAACCGGAGGGTCTCTGCCGTGAGCCTGACTGAATTTGGTACCAGTACTGTTGGTGTGAATAATACAGAAGTGAGAGGTTGTCAGATTTAGTATTATTTGGTTCAGTGTTATACTTCAAAGAGAAattgaattgtttaaaaaaagcaacTTTAAATAGTAAACTTTAAAAGTAGTATATTTGATGTTGCTTATCATTCTTCCCATCCCCCCTCCccaaacgcaaaaaaaaaaaaatggcagacATAAAGTTTTTGGCTAGAAAGAACTCCTTAGCTAGGTAGTGGTGAGCTTACTAAAGCAGGGACTGGAGGAAATGGAGACTAACAAACATATTGTAGCAGATATTTAGACAAATACAATGCTCCTTATCCCTGCAGAATGGATATGACTGAGGAGAACAGTCAAaaaaatgtagtcaaatgtgaTGCTCCCCTTCTCTGCAGATAATCAGGTACTTTGTTTCCTCATTGCAAGCCACTAACTGTAGATTCAGTCCCTTGTGGAACAACAATTTCAGGGTGTTTTCAACACAACTGGTTTGTTTAAACGCACCTCGTAGGCAATGCAGGAGTTTATTAAACATTGATAAAACTAGCCAGCGAACATGTGTCCTTTTAACAATAGTACTTTCTAATTTGGTCTAACTGTTTGTTCCATAATGGGTTATTAATGAAAAGGAATAGTAAATTATCTCCATTGTCCCTTTTTGTTGAACGGTACCTTTAAAAATTGAATATCaaagaaagataaaataaaaaaaacttactttCCAAGAGCGAAAATGGTGGTTGCTACTGTAATGTTCTGTTGTTTGTAGATTGCATCAATCAGTGTGGGATCAAAACTTCCTTCAGATACAATTGGAGCTAACCATGGTGTCAGAGGACCAACTTTCCCATCTgggctgttttaaataaggataATACATatgcataatataaaataatataatataatataatataatataatataatataatataatataatataatataatataatataatataatagcaaatatttgttttcttaCCCCACTACACTGGGTTGCTTATATATGAACctgtaaaataaatacaacaaaatagaataaaaataagacaaaataaaatataataagattAAATACAAATTTCAGTACTAAATGGTTATGATGTAGTCACATTTTAATATTCCTCCTTACCTCTGACTAATTTTCATAAATACATACTTAACTAATAAATACATAGCTTAACATGTATTATGAAATCACATCTCTTAACTGACTTTACTAATAATAAAACTCTACTAGTGATATTCAAACCTACTGGTTATCTGTCAACAGTTGCATTCAATCCAACATCCATTGAACTTTCAAAGTTTAAGCTCTTGTccattgtgttttaaaatgtctttgatTTACCAGTTTGCTTAACTAGTagcaatacacatttatttattaaaaatctagATAACATGAACTCATTGTGCAGActattttaacaaaacaatttTGAAGCTGGTTAGTGGTttctgtaaaaagctgatgtgtATTTATTTGAGGTACAGTAACTTTAACAGAAAATAACCTGACTTTCCATCACTTTATTATGGAAGTTGGCATATAAATGTAATATCTTCAAAAGCATATTTCCTAGACTCTGAATAAGATCCAACAACCAAACAGACAGATCATTAAAATTAGAGCAGAGATGTTGAAAACAATGTTTGAACTTACCCTTGAGGCGACTGCAAGAGAGCATTTTCCCGGCTCTTTTTAGTTTTACTAAGAAATAGAAGACAAACAGTGATAATTGGATGAATGTGTACTGTTATAGCTTCGGTTGTATCTGTGTAGATGTCTAGCATGTTATTGTGCTTATGTCAGTATTCACTGCTTATTTATGTTTGTAGGTCCTCAAAGCTTGTTATTTTGTGTGAACATTTAAAGTATGAGTTTGAGTAAGTATGTGAGCAGTGACAATACTTACTTTAGGCAAAGTCTTTGGTCTATATGTCTGCAACAGAAAGatttttattatagttaatgCTGTAACATGGTTAGTGTATCTTTGTCTATTATAAGTAaatctataaaatataaatatactcaAATTAAGTATGGATTTTTTTTAGATTCTCatgttgtttcatttatttttgactcACTGTGAAGCAATAATAAATGTCACGAATGTCTGAAAACAATGTTATCATGAATCTCGACCTTAGAACTGAGATTTTTTCTTTTGAGAGGTGTACTTTTTAAAGATCCAAAAGGTAGCGCCAATTTTAGCTTTAGTCAAAAGTTTGTcacttataaaaatgtatttacgcACATTTGTAAAGATTAAATAAGCTATATGTTTACAGTATAAATTTAATTTACTCAACAGCCACAGTTTATTCGACACGCTAATCTGGTACTTGATCTATTCAGGCAGACAGTGCCTTTTTATCTCATGAATGGTGAACTGTTGCTGAGTGATATAAgtagaataaaatattttattaactgttaaattaaagtaataattgTACAGGCTGATCTCATTCATTTCTAGAAAGAATTATACATAATTAGGAAAAACTCACCTTAATGAGGGGGAAGTGAAGCCAAAATAAAAGAGTCTGTAAGGGAAAAGATAGCAAGTCTGTTAAAGCCAGGCTGATAGTCAAATCATTATGATCAGGAAATTACAGATGAGGTAGGCTATTTAGGGCATCCAAATACTGTAACAAACTAATTGTTTAGAAAAGTACATAAAGGTTAAATTTATAATTCAAATATCTCTTGAAATTAATTTACAGCTGTTGGTGTGTCTAGAGAGAAAGGTTTCTCAACGGGGGTTAGCCGATACAGGCCAGTAGCCAGCCTATTAAAAGCGTTGTTTCTTTTTGTTCTCAtaaagtggacctttttgtatTTATTCACCTCAAATTATGAGGTTCAAATACACCATCTTTGTGAAGTTCTA
This window encodes:
- the gbgt1l8 gene encoding globoside alpha-1,3-N-acetylgalactosaminyltransferase 1-like isoform X1 codes for the protein MKLQSVNAFLIMFAGTVVIGLFYFGFTSPSLRHIDQRLCLNKTKKSRENALLQSPQGFIYKQPSVVGPDGKVGPLTPWLAPIVSEGSFDPTLIDAIYKQQNITVATTIFALGKYTIFLKDFLESAEQHFFVGFRVHYYVFTDHPEQVPDVKLGEEHELTVMTVNSLSRWQEMSLGRMKRLEMLIESGLVNDADYLFSLDVDTKFYGRWGAESLGDLIGVIHAWFYYTPREQFPYERRPESQAFVPYSEGDYYYGGAVLGGSVKQVYQLAKTCREQLDIDAAKSIEAAWQEESHLNKYFIYNKPSKLLSPEYSWDDKRGTPREMKMVRFSQVPKNYDEVRPNT
- the gbgt1l8 gene encoding Globoside alpha-1,3-N-acetylgalactosaminyltransferase 1-like (The RefSeq protein has 3 substitutions compared to this genomic sequence), with protein sequence MKLQSVNAFLIMFAGTVVIGLFYFGFTSPSLRYIEQRLCLNKTKKSRENALLQSPQGFIYKQPSVVGPDGKVGPLTPWLAPIVSEGSFDPTLIDAIYKQQNITVATTIFALGKYTIFLKDFLESAEQHFFVGFRVHYYVFTDHPEQVPDVKLGEEHELTVMTVNSLSRWQEMSLGRMKRLELLIESGLVNDADYLFSLDVDTKFYGRWGAESLGDLIGVIHAWFYYTPREQFPYERRPESQAFVPYSEGDYYYGGAVLGGSVKQVYQLAKTCREQLDIDAAKSIEAAWQEESHLNKYFIYNKPSKLLSPEYSWDDKRGTPREMKMVRFSQVPKNYDEVRPNT